A genomic stretch from Burkholderia pyrrocinia includes:
- a CDS encoding BadF/BadG/BcrA/BcrD ATPase family protein: MATLLFAIGIDGGGTGTRAVLADRHGRELAQGRGGPSGLGLGIERAWASIGAACADAFTQAGFAFDWPQCALGCGLAGVNNAAWLAAFRAQAPLGALAIESDAYTTVVGAHGGAPGLIVALGTGSIAAALDAGGVCRIAGGFGFPSGDEASGAWLGVRALAYAQQALDGRVPRDAFADALLAETGAQDRDALVQWSCDANQTIYARLAPVVFAHRSHPVAGALIAQAGEEIGKMIDALDPQQALPVALCGGLADALAPAVPARHAARLRAPLDDSAHGALRLALQALRAAEGA; this comes from the coding sequence ATGGCGACATTACTTTTTGCGATCGGCATCGACGGCGGCGGCACGGGTACGCGCGCGGTGCTGGCCGACCGGCACGGGCGCGAGCTCGCGCAGGGGCGCGGCGGCCCGTCGGGGCTCGGTCTCGGCATCGAGCGTGCGTGGGCGTCGATCGGCGCAGCCTGCGCGGATGCGTTCACGCAGGCCGGCTTTGCGTTCGACTGGCCGCAATGCGCGCTCGGCTGCGGGCTCGCAGGCGTCAACAATGCGGCATGGCTCGCCGCGTTCCGCGCGCAGGCGCCGCTCGGCGCGCTCGCAATCGAGAGCGACGCGTATACGACCGTCGTCGGCGCGCACGGCGGCGCGCCGGGGCTCATCGTCGCGCTGGGCACCGGCAGCATCGCGGCGGCGCTCGATGCGGGCGGCGTATGCCGGATCGCGGGCGGCTTCGGCTTTCCGTCCGGCGACGAGGCGAGCGGCGCGTGGCTCGGCGTGCGTGCGCTCGCATATGCGCAACAGGCGCTCGACGGCCGCGTGCCGCGCGACGCGTTCGCCGACGCGCTGCTCGCGGAAACGGGCGCGCAGGATCGCGACGCGCTCGTCCAGTGGTCGTGCGATGCGAACCAGACGATCTACGCGCGGCTCGCGCCGGTCGTGTTCGCGCACCGCTCGCACCCGGTCGCGGGCGCGCTGATCGCGCAGGCCGGCGAAGAGATCGGCAAGATGATCGATGCGCTCGATCCGCAGCAGGCGCTGCCGGTCGCGCTGTGCGGCGGGCTCGCGGATGCGCTCGCGCCGGCCGTGCCGGCGCGCCACGCCGCGCGGCTGCGCGCGCCGCTCGACGATTCGGCGCACGGCGCGCTGCGGCTCGCGCTGCAGGCGCTGCGGGCGGCGGAAGGTGCTTGA
- a CDS encoding DNA-3-methyladenine glycosylase I produces the protein MSQRCNWVKTEADAHYHDTEWGVPSHDDRHLFEMLILEGAQAGLSWSTILNKRAGYREAFADFDVDAVARFTPKHIEKLLENPAIVRNRAKVQSAVTNARAVQRIRDEHGSLAAFLWSFVGNTPVQNAWESYRDAPASTEQSDALSNALKAYGCKFVGSTICYALMQATGMVNDHEAGCPCHAQCAALGGKQPARRRKAG, from the coding sequence ATGTCGCAGCGGTGCAACTGGGTGAAGACGGAAGCGGATGCTCACTATCACGATACCGAGTGGGGCGTGCCGTCGCACGACGATCGCCACCTGTTCGAAATGCTGATCCTGGAAGGCGCGCAGGCCGGGCTGTCGTGGTCGACGATCCTGAACAAGCGCGCGGGCTATCGCGAAGCGTTCGCCGATTTCGATGTCGACGCCGTCGCGCGCTTCACGCCGAAGCACATCGAGAAACTGCTGGAGAATCCCGCCATCGTGCGCAACCGCGCGAAGGTGCAATCTGCGGTGACCAACGCGCGCGCCGTGCAGCGCATCCGCGACGAGCACGGGTCGCTCGCCGCGTTCCTGTGGTCGTTCGTCGGCAACACGCCGGTCCAGAACGCATGGGAGTCGTATCGCGACGCGCCCGCGTCGACCGAGCAGTCCGACGCGCTCAGCAACGCGCTGAAGGCGTACGGCTGCAAGTTCGTCGGTTCGACGATCTGCTATGCGCTGATGCAGGCGACCGGCATGGTCAACGATCACGAGGCCGGCTGCCCGTGCCACGCGCAATGCGCGGCACTCGGCGGCAAGCAGCCGGCACGCCGGCGCAAGGCGGGCTGA
- the aqpZ gene encoding aquaporin Z, giving the protein MNLSQRLAAEVFGTFWLVLGGCGSAVLAAAFPGLGIGFAGVALAFGLTVLTMAFAIGHISGCHLNPAVSVGLTVAGRFPARDLAPYIVAQVVGATLGAFVLYLIATGKPGFDVVGSGFATNGFGERSPGHYSLAAAFICEVVMTGFFLFVILGATDKRAPAGFAPIAIGLCLTLIHLISIPVTNTSVNPARSTGPALFVGGDAIGQLWLFWVAPLIGAVLAGIIYPLVAGRDDAVDLLPASARTSE; this is encoded by the coding sequence ATGAATCTTTCTCAGCGTCTCGCTGCAGAGGTATTCGGCACGTTCTGGCTGGTGCTCGGCGGGTGCGGAAGCGCCGTGCTGGCCGCCGCCTTTCCGGGCCTCGGCATCGGCTTTGCCGGCGTCGCACTTGCCTTTGGCCTGACCGTGCTGACGATGGCATTCGCAATCGGCCACATTTCGGGTTGCCACCTGAATCCGGCGGTGAGCGTCGGCCTGACGGTTGCCGGGCGTTTCCCGGCACGCGATCTCGCGCCGTACATCGTCGCGCAGGTTGTCGGCGCGACGCTCGGCGCGTTCGTGCTGTACCTGATCGCGACCGGCAAGCCGGGCTTCGACGTCGTCGGCAGCGGCTTTGCGACGAACGGCTTCGGCGAGCGCTCGCCCGGCCACTACTCGCTGGCTGCGGCGTTCATCTGCGAAGTCGTGATGACGGGCTTCTTCCTGTTCGTGATCCTCGGCGCCACCGACAAGCGCGCGCCGGCCGGCTTCGCGCCGATCGCGATCGGCCTGTGCCTGACGCTGATTCACCTGATCTCGATTCCGGTCACCAACACGTCGGTGAACCCGGCGCGCTCGACCGGCCCGGCGCTGTTCGTCGGCGGCGACGCGATCGGCCAGCTCTGGCTGTTCTGGGTGGCACCGCTGATCGGCGCGGTACTCGCCGGGATCATCTACCCGCTGGTCGCGGGGCGCGACGACGCCGTCGACCTGCTGCCGGCATCGGCTCGCACAAGCGAATAA
- a CDS encoding flagellar protein FliT has translation MEQTELIAKLDALTDAIEHAASMADWIEATRLVDAREPLVALLAADQPPAGIAAIRRMQASNERIFADAQRAQQELTDEYQAAMGRVQAVGQYQNVASR, from the coding sequence ATGGAACAGACCGAACTGATCGCGAAGCTCGACGCGCTCACCGATGCGATCGAACATGCGGCATCGATGGCCGACTGGATCGAGGCGACACGCCTCGTCGACGCGCGCGAGCCGCTCGTCGCGTTGCTCGCGGCCGACCAGCCGCCGGCCGGTATCGCCGCGATCCGCCGCATGCAGGCCAGCAACGAACGTATCTTCGCCGACGCGCAACGCGCGCAGCAGGAGCTGACCGACGAATACCAGGCGGCGATGGGCCGCGTGCAGGCCGTCGGCCAGTACCAGAACGTCGCGAGCCGCTAA
- a CDS encoding Cof-type HAD-IIB family hydrolase translates to MYKVIATDLDGTLLNSDHQLDPYTIDTVRRLERDGLQFVIATGRHYADVAGIRDVLGIRPYLITSNGARVHAPDDTTIHAQDIDPAIVRGLVQPDVVGTHGRVIVNLFTDQGWLIDRDAPHLLEFHQDSGFRYDVIDMPAHDGADIAKVLYIGEPADLALVAEQMRVRFGDALYVTYSLPDCLEVMTANVSKGRALRTVLARLGVDTGHCIAFGDNMNDIDLLETAGHAFMMNNANPDLVARLPHIPRIGNNFDAGVARHLRTLFSLEDNVAAS, encoded by the coding sequence ATGTACAAAGTCATCGCCACCGATCTCGACGGTACCCTGCTGAACAGCGACCACCAGCTCGATCCGTACACGATCGATACCGTCCGCCGGCTCGAGCGCGACGGCCTGCAGTTCGTGATCGCCACCGGGCGCCATTACGCGGACGTCGCGGGCATTCGCGACGTGCTCGGCATCCGGCCGTACCTGATCACGTCGAACGGCGCGCGCGTGCATGCGCCGGACGACACGACGATCCACGCGCAGGACATCGATCCCGCGATCGTCCGCGGCCTCGTGCAGCCGGACGTCGTCGGCACGCATGGCCGCGTGATCGTCAACCTGTTCACCGACCAGGGCTGGCTGATCGACCGCGATGCACCGCACCTGCTCGAATTCCACCAGGATTCGGGCTTCCGGTACGACGTGATCGACATGCCCGCGCACGACGGCGCGGATATCGCGAAGGTGCTGTATATCGGCGAACCGGCCGATCTGGCGCTCGTCGCCGAGCAGATGCGCGTGCGGTTCGGCGATGCGCTGTACGTCACGTACTCGCTGCCCGACTGTCTGGAAGTGATGACCGCGAACGTGTCGAAGGGCCGTGCGCTGCGCACGGTGCTCGCGCGGCTCGGCGTCGATACCGGTCACTGCATCGCGTTCGGCGACAACATGAACGACATCGACCTGCTCGAAACCGCCGGCCACGCGTTCATGATGAACAACGCAAATCCCGACCTGGTCGCGCGGCTGCCGCACATCCCGCGAATCGGCAACAACTTCGATGCGGGCGTCGCCCGCCACCTGCGCACGCTGTTCTCGCTCGAGGACAACGTCGCTGCTTCCTGA
- a CDS encoding DegT/DnrJ/EryC1/StrS family aminotransferase, producing MDKLIPVTQPYMPPLDEFLPYLNQIWESKIVTNGGRFHAELERSLCEFLGVEHISLFSNATLALITALQAMKITGEVITTPFSFVATTHALHWNGIRPVFVDIDPVTMNLDAARIEAAITPQTTAILPVHVYGYPCDVDAIERIADTYGLRVLYDAAHAFGVRRHGRSVLEFGDMSVLSFHGTKIFNTFEGGALICRDAKTKRRIDHLKNFGFVDEVTVIGPGINGKMNEVQAAFGLLQLQHMDRIADGRARVDERYRAALKNVSGLLLPPVPEHSTRNHSYFPVRITRDFPVTRDAIYDALRAHNVAARRYFYPLISEFPTYRGLPSSARSNLPVASEIAHQVLCLPIYPALTAHDQDRIIDIVLAEASLTQHAS from the coding sequence ATGGACAAGCTCATACCCGTCACACAGCCCTACATGCCTCCGCTGGACGAGTTCCTCCCGTATCTGAACCAGATCTGGGAGAGCAAGATCGTCACCAACGGCGGCCGCTTCCATGCGGAGCTTGAACGGTCGCTCTGCGAATTCCTGGGTGTGGAGCATATTTCGCTGTTTTCCAACGCGACGCTCGCGCTGATCACCGCACTGCAGGCGATGAAAATCACCGGCGAAGTCATCACGACGCCGTTCAGCTTCGTCGCCACGACGCACGCGCTGCACTGGAACGGCATTCGCCCGGTTTTCGTCGATATCGATCCGGTGACCATGAATCTCGATGCCGCGCGCATCGAAGCGGCGATCACGCCGCAGACGACCGCGATCCTGCCCGTACATGTCTACGGCTACCCGTGCGACGTCGACGCGATCGAACGGATCGCCGACACCTACGGCCTGCGCGTGCTCTATGACGCCGCGCATGCATTCGGCGTGCGTCGCCACGGCCGCTCGGTGCTCGAATTCGGCGACATGTCCGTGCTCAGCTTTCACGGCACCAAGATCTTCAACACGTTCGAGGGCGGCGCGCTCATCTGCCGCGACGCGAAGACGAAGCGCCGCATCGATCATCTGAAGAACTTCGGCTTCGTCGACGAAGTGACGGTGATCGGCCCCGGCATCAACGGCAAGATGAACGAAGTACAGGCGGCATTCGGCCTGCTGCAGCTTCAGCACATGGACCGGATCGCGGACGGTCGCGCGCGCGTGGATGAACGCTATCGAGCGGCATTGAAAAACGTGTCGGGCCTGCTGCTCCCCCCGGTTCCCGAGCACAGCACCCGCAATCATTCGTATTTTCCGGTGCGCATCACCCGCGACTTCCCCGTGACGCGCGACGCGATCTACGATGCGCTGCGTGCGCACAATGTCGCGGCGCGCCGGTACTTCTACCCGCTGATCAGCGAGTTCCCGACCTATCGCGGCCTGCCGTCGTCGGCACGCTCGAACCTGCCCGTCGCCAGCGAAATCGCGCATCAGGTGCTGTGCCTGCCGATCTACCCGGCGCTCACCGCGCACGACCAGGACCGGATCATCGACATCGTGCTGGCCGAGGCGAGCCTGACGCAACATGCAAGCTGA
- a CDS encoding WbqC family protein — translation MQAERTLAVMQPYFFPYVGYFQLMASVDTFVVFDDVSFINRGWINRNRINVNGAPHMITMPLRQASQNRLICDIEVADDAAWRPRILRTIHQSYARSPHFARVFPVVERILMHDAPNLADFLLHGLITLRNHLRLDTNIVATSRRYANADLKAQARIIDIGRQEHADIYVNPVGGQELYDPHAFAAAGLQLKFLTPGLAPYTPVRGAFVPALSIIDVLMCNDDASIDQLLAGATLS, via the coding sequence ATGCAAGCTGAACGCACGCTGGCGGTCATGCAGCCGTACTTCTTCCCGTACGTCGGCTATTTCCAGTTGATGGCCAGCGTCGACACGTTCGTCGTGTTCGACGACGTGAGCTTCATCAATCGCGGCTGGATCAATCGCAACCGCATCAACGTCAACGGCGCGCCGCACATGATCACCATGCCGTTGCGGCAGGCGAGCCAGAACCGGCTTATCTGCGATATCGAAGTCGCGGACGATGCGGCGTGGCGGCCCCGGATCCTGCGCACGATCCATCAGAGCTATGCACGCTCGCCGCATTTCGCGCGCGTGTTTCCGGTCGTCGAACGCATCCTGATGCACGACGCGCCCAACCTCGCCGATTTCCTGCTGCACGGCCTGATCACGCTGCGCAACCACCTGCGGCTCGACACGAACATCGTCGCCACGTCGCGACGCTACGCGAACGCGGACCTGAAGGCCCAGGCGCGCATCATCGACATCGGCCGGCAGGAGCACGCGGACATCTACGTGAACCCGGTCGGCGGGCAGGAACTGTACGACCCGCACGCTTTCGCCGCCGCCGGCCTGCAGCTGAAGTTCCTGACACCCGGACTCGCGCCGTACACGCCCGTTCGCGGCGCATTCGTTCCCGCGCTGTCGATCATCGACGTGCTGATGTGCAACGACGACGCGTCGATCGACCAACTGCTGGCTGGCGCCACGCTGTCATGA
- the rpsU gene encoding 30S ribosomal protein S21, which translates to MTTILLKENEPFEVAIRRFRRAIEKNGLIAELRERQSYEKPTAVRKRKKAAAVKRLHKRLRSQMLPKKLH; encoded by the coding sequence ATGACGACGATTCTTCTGAAAGAAAACGAGCCGTTCGAAGTGGCGATTCGCCGCTTTCGTCGCGCTATCGAAAAAAATGGCCTGATCGCTGAACTGCGCGAACGCCAGTCTTACGAAAAGCCGACCGCAGTCCGCAAGCGCAAGAAGGCAGCAGCCGTCAAGCGCCTGCACAAGCGTCTGCGCAGCCAGATGCTGCCGAAGAAGCTCCACTAA
- the fliD gene encoding flagellar filament capping protein FliD, with product MSTINSAVNSATNAANSQLQQAAQSIISGSTGNSSMDVNSLVTALVNAKTAGQSAALNAKQASDNTQISAYGALSAALSALQTSLTTLSNGSLQNTFTATASGTGLTATAGAGAVAGSYSVGVTQIATSQSLSSAAFGSSTALGTGTMTLSLGSQSFTVDVNSTNNTLSGIAAAINSTAGNPGIVASVVNGSDGAHLVLSSTPTGAANTISVALSNVSGDNGLSSLGVTSTASTTGGQSTFTSANGSAAWKQSTAAQDAAFTINGIAGTSASNTVTSAITGVTLNLTTAAVNANQTQTLTVATDTKTQAAAVNNFVTLYNTLVTTMGSLSSFTSGASSQGPLLGDSTLNTIKNSLASIVASGVNNNGSTINLASIGVTLQADGTLKTDSTTLNTALQSNPSGVASLFNSTNGIGEQLTTNITNYTKTNGLIAARTTALSNDLKSVTTQQTNLSNYAAQLTKQYQAQFTALNTLMATMNSNSQYLTQLFGGANSAGAMSNNKG from the coding sequence ATGTCGACGATCAATTCCGCCGTCAATTCCGCCACCAACGCGGCCAACAGCCAGCTGCAGCAAGCCGCGCAATCGATCATCAGCGGTTCGACCGGCAACTCGTCGATGGACGTCAACTCGCTCGTGACGGCGCTCGTCAATGCGAAGACCGCCGGTCAAAGCGCCGCGCTCAACGCGAAGCAGGCCAGCGACAACACCCAGATTTCCGCGTACGGCGCCCTTTCGGCCGCGCTGAGCGCGCTGCAGACCAGCCTCACGACGCTGTCGAACGGCTCGCTGCAGAACACCTTCACCGCGACCGCGAGCGGCACCGGCCTTACCGCGACCGCCGGCGCCGGCGCCGTCGCCGGCAGCTATTCGGTCGGCGTCACGCAGATCGCGACGTCGCAGTCGCTGTCGTCGGCCGCGTTCGGTTCGTCGACGGCGCTCGGCACCGGCACGATGACGCTGTCGCTCGGCAGCCAGTCGTTCACGGTCGACGTCAACAGCACGAACAACACGCTGTCCGGCATCGCCGCTGCGATCAACAGCACGGCCGGCAACCCGGGCATCGTCGCATCGGTCGTCAACGGCAGCGACGGCGCGCACCTCGTGCTCAGCTCGACGCCGACCGGCGCGGCGAACACGATCAGCGTCGCGCTCAGCAACGTGTCCGGCGACAACGGCCTGTCCAGCCTCGGCGTCACGTCGACGGCCAGCACGACGGGCGGCCAGTCGACGTTCACGTCCGCGAACGGCAGCGCCGCGTGGAAGCAGAGCACGGCCGCGCAGGACGCTGCGTTCACGATCAACGGCATCGCCGGCACGAGCGCGAGCAACACCGTGACGAGCGCGATCACCGGCGTCACGCTGAACCTGACCACGGCCGCCGTCAACGCGAACCAGACCCAGACGCTGACGGTCGCCACCGATACGAAAACCCAGGCCGCCGCGGTCAACAACTTCGTGACGCTCTACAACACGCTCGTCACGACGATGGGCTCGCTGTCGAGCTTCACGTCCGGCGCGTCGTCGCAAGGCCCGCTGCTCGGCGATTCGACGCTGAACACGATCAAGAACTCGCTTGCGTCGATCGTCGCGAGCGGCGTGAACAACAACGGCTCGACGATCAACCTCGCGTCGATCGGCGTCACGCTGCAGGCCGACGGCACGCTGAAGACCGACAGCACGACGCTCAACACCGCGCTGCAGAGCAACCCGTCGGGCGTCGCGTCGCTGTTCAACTCGACGAACGGAATCGGCGAGCAGCTGACGACGAACATTACGAATTACACGAAGACGAACGGGCTGATCGCCGCGCGCACGACGGCGCTCAGCAACGACCTGAAGAGCGTCACGACGCAGCAGACGAACCTGTCGAACTACGCGGCACAGCTGACCAAGCAGTACCAGGCGCAGTTCACCGCGCTCAACACGCTGATGGCGACGATGAACAGCAACTCGCAGTACCTGACGCAGCTGTTCGGCGGCGCGAACAGCGCCGGCGCGATGTCGAACAACAAGGGCTGA
- a CDS encoding flagellin: MLGINSNINSLVAQQNLNGSQGALSQAITRLSSGKRINSAADDAAGLAISTRMQTQINGLNQGVSNANDGVSMIQTASSALSSLTNSLQRIRQLAVQASTGTMSTTDQAALQQEVAQQIQEVNRISSQTTYNGTNILDGSAGIVSFQVGANVGQTISLDLSQSMSAAKIGGGLVQKGQTVGTVTGLSLDAAGAYTGSAAAITAINVISDGKGGYSFTDQNGQGIAAGAATAVFGSNATAGTGTAVGALSLQSGATGAGTTAAQLTAINNAIAQINAVNTPKTVSNLDISTVSGANVAMVSIDNALQTVNNVQAALGAAQNRFTAIATAQQAESTDLSSAQSQITDANFAQETANMSKNQVLQQAGISVLAQANSLPQQVLKLLQ; this comes from the coding sequence ATGCTCGGAATTAATAGCAACATCAACTCGCTGGTTGCTCAGCAGAACCTCAACGGCTCGCAAGGCGCACTGTCGCAAGCCATCACGCGTCTGTCGTCGGGCAAGCGCATCAACAGCGCAGCCGACGACGCAGCCGGCCTCGCGATTTCGACGCGGATGCAAACGCAGATCAACGGCCTGAACCAGGGCGTGTCGAACGCGAACGACGGCGTGTCGATGATCCAAACGGCATCGAGCGCACTGTCGTCGCTGACGAACAGCCTGCAGCGTATCCGCCAGCTGGCCGTCCAGGCGTCGACGGGCACGATGTCCACGACCGACCAGGCAGCACTGCAACAGGAAGTTGCGCAGCAGATCCAGGAAGTGAACCGTATCTCGTCGCAAACGACGTACAACGGCACGAACATTCTCGACGGCTCGGCAGGCATCGTGTCGTTCCAGGTCGGCGCGAACGTCGGCCAGACGATTTCGCTGGACCTGAGCCAAAGCATGTCGGCTGCGAAGATCGGCGGCGGCCTGGTGCAGAAGGGCCAGACGGTCGGCACGGTGACGGGCCTGAGCCTTGACGCAGCCGGCGCATATACCGGTTCGGCCGCAGCGATCACCGCGATCAACGTGATTTCCGACGGCAAGGGCGGCTACTCGTTCACGGACCAGAACGGCCAGGGCATTGCCGCTGGTGCAGCAACGGCAGTGTTCGGCTCGAACGCAACGGCCGGCACGGGCACGGCAGTCGGCGCGCTGTCGCTGCAATCGGGCGCAACGGGCGCAGGCACCACCGCCGCACAGCTGACGGCGATCAACAATGCGATCGCGCAGATCAACGCCGTCAACACGCCGAAGACCGTGTCGAACCTCGACATCAGCACGGTCAGCGGTGCGAACGTCGCGATGGTGTCGATCGACAACGCGCTGCAAACGGTGAACAACGTGCAGGCAGCACTCGGCGCGGCACAAAACCGCTTCACGGCGATCGCAACGGCGCAGCAGGCAGAATCGACCGACCTGTCGTCGGCACAGTCGCAGATCACCGACGCGAACTTCGCGCAGGAAACCGCGAACATGTCGAAGAACCAGGTGCTGCAGCAAGCAGGCATCTCGGTGCTCGCACAAGCGAACTCGCTGCCGCAGCAGGTCCTGAAGCTCCTGCAGTAA
- a CDS encoding tetratricopeptide repeat protein, with translation MLPLDSSDRATLSPEQQFEQDIALVMQNAIERHHDGAFDDAKALYDAILDAVPGHAEANYNLAVLLVDAGQPADAIPHFEIALGENPGNGQCWVSYINALYRADQAPAAWIAVEMAQQRGVHGPALDGLISQMATPTATFPTAPAAGPGSPAGITLNISSRNAPHESTNGDVPAGPVRKAPLHKLQKHAGLFDKKRSAEALALARRLVAEYPDDAACLRALAVSLYRDLQYAEMIDIAYRALEGFPGDLLLRTLLADTLRLMTRLQEAETQCRLIIAAQATNVEAHRILGIALHGLRRQQEAVAACRRAVELAPHAASPNGALGFVLLDQGAAQEAVPWLRRTIEIDPNDSVSHSSLLFSLIHDDTNTPQMLLDEHRAFGKRHERHVLPKNYANSRDPERALRIGFVSGDLLNHAVAHYLLPVVEHLSRDPNLSLHFYYNFVIDDHVTAKLRAHATTWKTVTTLGDAALAEQIRNDRIDILIDLSGHTGRNRLVALARKPAPLQASWIGYPGTTGMSTIDYYLSDSIVTPAGELDDQFVEKIVRMPALAPYSPPANCPPVNGLPALHNGYVTYGSFNRLNKLRQDVIALWAAVLRAKPDARMVIGAIEQDRDRDTIAGWFAAEGIDPARLTFQPRATIPVYLQQHHRVDICLDTFPYAGSTTTLNALWMGVPTVTLAGFSIPTRGSASWLKRVDLDAFIAHDKDEFVRKAIALADDPDMLQTLRSGLRDRCLASAPFHPDVVAQGLSVALRMMWRRWCAGDAPVSFDAVLPDRPTSMLVHEAAG, from the coding sequence ATGCTTCCACTCGACTCGTCCGATCGCGCCACGCTCAGCCCGGAGCAGCAGTTCGAGCAAGATATCGCACTCGTCATGCAGAATGCCATCGAGCGCCATCACGACGGCGCGTTCGACGATGCGAAAGCGCTGTATGACGCGATCCTCGATGCCGTCCCGGGACACGCGGAAGCGAACTACAACCTCGCGGTGCTGCTGGTCGACGCCGGGCAGCCGGCCGACGCGATTCCGCACTTCGAGATCGCGCTCGGGGAAAATCCCGGCAATGGCCAATGCTGGGTCAGCTACATCAACGCGTTGTACCGGGCGGACCAGGCACCTGCCGCATGGATCGCCGTCGAAATGGCACAGCAGCGCGGCGTACACGGCCCCGCACTGGACGGCCTGATCTCGCAAATGGCAACGCCCACCGCGACGTTTCCCACGGCACCCGCCGCCGGCCCGGGCAGCCCGGCCGGCATCACGCTGAATATTTCGTCCCGGAACGCGCCCCACGAAAGCACCAACGGCGACGTCCCCGCCGGCCCCGTGCGCAAAGCGCCGTTGCACAAGCTGCAGAAGCACGCCGGACTCTTCGACAAGAAACGATCGGCGGAAGCGCTCGCGCTCGCGCGGCGACTCGTCGCCGAATATCCGGACGACGCCGCGTGCCTGCGTGCCCTTGCGGTCTCGCTTTACAGAGACCTGCAATACGCCGAGATGATCGATATCGCCTATCGCGCACTTGAAGGCTTTCCCGGCGACCTCCTGTTGCGGACGCTGCTCGCCGATACGCTGCGACTCATGACCCGGCTCCAGGAAGCGGAAACCCAATGCCGCCTGATCATTGCCGCACAAGCGACGAATGTGGAGGCGCACCGGATTCTCGGCATCGCGTTGCACGGGCTGCGGCGCCAGCAGGAAGCCGTCGCGGCATGCCGACGCGCGGTGGAACTGGCGCCGCATGCGGCATCGCCCAACGGGGCACTCGGCTTCGTGCTGCTGGACCAGGGCGCCGCGCAGGAAGCGGTTCCCTGGCTGCGGCGCACCATCGAAATCGATCCGAACGACAGCGTGTCGCACAGTTCGCTGCTGTTCAGCCTGATTCACGACGACACCAACACGCCGCAGATGTTGCTCGACGAACATCGCGCATTCGGCAAACGGCACGAAAGACACGTACTGCCGAAAAATTACGCCAACTCTCGCGACCCCGAGCGCGCGTTGCGGATCGGCTTCGTGTCCGGCGACCTGCTGAACCACGCGGTCGCGCACTACTTGCTGCCCGTCGTCGAACACCTGAGCCGCGACCCGAATCTATCGCTGCACTTCTACTACAACTTCGTGATCGACGATCACGTCACCGCCAAACTGCGTGCGCACGCCACCACGTGGAAAACCGTGACGACGCTGGGCGACGCCGCGCTCGCCGAACAGATCCGCAACGATCGCATCGATATCCTGATCGATCTCTCCGGTCACACCGGCCGCAACCGCCTGGTCGCGCTCGCACGCAAACCCGCGCCGCTGCAGGCATCGTGGATCGGCTACCCGGGCACGACCGGCATGAGCACGATCGACTACTACCTCAGTGACAGCATCGTCACGCCGGCCGGCGAGCTGGACGACCAGTTCGTCGAGAAAATCGTGCGCATGCCCGCGCTCGCGCCGTACTCGCCGCCGGCGAACTGCCCGCCCGTCAACGGCTTGCCTGCGCTGCACAACGGCTACGTCACCTACGGCAGCTTCAACCGGCTCAACAAGCTGCGCCAGGACGTGATCGCGCTGTGGGCCGCGGTGCTGCGCGCGAAGCCCGACGCGCGGATGGTGATCGGCGCGATCGAGCAGGATCGCGATCGCGACACGATCGCCGGCTGGTTTGCGGCCGAAGGCATCGATCCCGCGCGCCTGACGTTCCAGCCGCGCGCGACCATCCCCGTTTATCTGCAGCAGCATCATCGCGTCGACATTTGCCTCGACACGTTCCCGTACGCCGGCTCGACGACGACGCTCAACGCGCTGTGGATGGGCGTGCCGACCGTGACGCTCGCCGGGTTTTCGATCCCGACCCGCGGCTCCGCAAGCTGGCTCAAGCGGGTCGATCTCGACGCCTTCATTGCGCACGACAAGGACGAGTTCGTCCGCAAGGCGATCGCGCTCGCCGACGATCCCGACATGCTGCAGACGCTGCGCAGCGGCCTGCGCGACCGCTGCCTAGCGTCGGCGCCGTTCCATCCCGACGTCGTCGCGCAGGGGCTGTCGGTCGCGTTGCGGATGATGTGGCGCCGCTGGTGCGCGGGCGATGCGCCGGTCTCGTTCGATGCGGTCCTGCCCGACCGGCCGACCTCGATGCTCGTCCACGAAGCGGCCGGCTGA